The genomic window AGATCAAAATGAACTCATTCCATTTTGGAAACAAAAAGGAGTTGCTTCGATAGGGTGGGCGGAATTTGGAGACCCAAAAAACTATTCGACTAGGGAAGCTTTGATTGAGAAAGCGCATAAGATTTATGAAGAAGAAAAACCTGCTACACGAATTACTTGGGCAAGTCAAGTATGGAGATTTAGCCGTGAAATTAAAGTAGGAGATAGAATCATTACATATGCTAAAGACAAACGTGAATACTTAATAGGGACAGTTACTAAAGAACATGAATATAATGAAACAATTGTAAGTGAATATTATCCAAATGTAATCCATATAAAATGGGAAAAGAAACAAATTCCACGTGACCAATTATCACAAGGTGCAAAAAATTCCCTTGGCTCTACTCTTACGGTTTTTCGTGTAGATGACTGGGGAGAGGAATTAGAAAGATTATTAGCTGGTGAAGAACCTGTAGTGAGTGAACCAGAAGACAATGAAGAGGAAGTTATTAAAGAAGACTTTGTTCAAAAAGCATTGACGATGATTCAAGATAAAGTTGATAAATTAGATCCATGGCAAATGCAAGAGCTAGTCGCTGGATTGTTGCAAGCTATGGGCTATAATGTGAAAGTAAGTAAAAAAGGACCTGACGGGGGAGTCGATATTTTAGCCCATAAAGATGCGTTTGGTTTTGAAAAGCCGATTATTAAGGTGCAGGTAAAGCATCGAAAATCAGCTTCGTCGGGTCCTGAGGTTCAACAATTGTTAGGAGCTCATCCAATTGATGCGAATAGTTTATTTGTATCAACTGGAGGATTTACAACAGCCGCTGAAAATATAGGAAAACAGCATAACGTCAAGCTCATTGATTTAGAAGAGTTAGTAAATTTAATTGTCCAATGGTACGATAGAATGCCGAACGAAACGAGATCGTTGTTGCCGCTGCAAAAAATATATATTCCAGAATAAAAAACTACAAAAGAGCCATTACTTCACAGTAAGGCTCTTTTCTATTTCTATAAAGTCAAGGTTGGACCGTTTACACGCAACCATTCTTTTCTTTGTTCATAGTCCGACATCACAGATTTAACAAAATGCCAAAAATCATTGGAGTGGTTTGGATATTTCAAATGTGCCAATTCATGTACTAATAAATAATCGATAATCGGCATTGGTGCCATCATAATTCTCCAGTTTAAATATATGGCTCCTTCGTTTGTACATGTTCCCCAGCGCATTTTTTGTTCTTTTAATTTAATTTTAGTAGGGGTTACTCCCATTTTAGGGCAATAAATTTTTAAACGTTCTTGTAGTTTCATTTCTCCGTACAGAATATACCAATCTTTGAACGCCTGTTGAAAAAATGAGATTCTTTCTTCTTCTGTTAAATGCGGTGGCACCGTGGCAATAAATTTCCCTTGTTTAAACATAAGAACCGGCTTTGTAACTTCCTCGCTTTTATATACTTTTAATCGATAATTGCGCCCTAAATAAGCAAATTTCTCTCCGCTTACAAACTCTTTTGGAGCAGGGCAATCAGAAATTTGATTTAACGCCTGCCATTTATCAATAATCCATGGAGCTTTTTTATAAAGGATAGAATGTAAAAGTGTAGGCTCTATCCCCTCAGGAGCTACGACCTTTACTCCCTCCAACCATTCAACCGATATCGTCACATCCCGCTTTTCCGGCTTATACTCTACTGCATAATCTATTGTTGTCTTGCCATATTGAAAGCTAGGCATAGAAATACTGACTCCTTCGTTCCTTTAATTGTCTTTCATTTTATCTTTGGGAAAGCAAAAGGTCAATCGGTAAACGATGAATTTGAAAAATGGTAACTATTCAGCCACATGATCAAGTGGGTTGAATTTAAAGAAACACGGCAAAGAAGGAGTTTGTCTTTATTCTGCAAACCACAGATCGGTTGGAGATTATTAATGGTATTCGGGTAGCGATGGATGAGAAAGTGGCTTCTATCATCGAGAGAGTTACACTTGATGTGGAAGAAACGGGAAAAGGCGTTCAATTCGTCTTATTAGGCTTAAATCAATGTTGTTAAAAAGTTGAATTGCTAATAGACCAAAGTAATGAGGACAAAAAAGTTGTTTAAACATAAATTAACGAAAGTAGATTTTAATAAGCTATAAAAACTTCGAAATTCATTTGACCCTGTACTATGGTACAGGGTTTATACTTTATCTAGGGGTGATAAGATGAAATATCGTATTGGTGAACTGGCTGACAAATGTAACGTTAATAAAGAAACCATTAGATATTACGAGAGAAAAGGCTTAATCAAAGAAACTTCACGAACAGATTCAGGGTATCGAATGTACTCGGAAGAGACTGTGAAGCGCATTGGTTTTATTAAACGTATGCAGGAACTAGGGTTTTCTCTAAGTGAAATTCATAAATTACTTGGTGTTGTTGATAAGGATGAGGTTCGATGTGCGGATATGTATAGCTTTGTTTCTCAAAAAATAGGTGAGGTTCAACAACGAATTAAAGATTTAAAGCGTATCGAAAATATGTTGAATAAATTAAAAGAAAGCTGTCCGAATGAAGAGCAACTACATGAATGTCCAATTATTGAATCTCTGATTGATGATTAAAGAAATGAGATATCAATGAAAAATAAGACATTTATAGTGATCGGAACACTTGTTACATTATTACGACTTGTAGTAACGAAAATAATGTAGAAACTACAGCGAATGGAAATAATACTAAAAGTGCTACCTTTACCATTACTGAAATGGATTGTTCAAGTTGTCCTGTGTTGTCAAAAGTGCTCTTGAACGTGTAGAAGGTGTAAAAACAGTGGAAGTAACCATTACAGAAGGTTCCCAAGGAACAGCTAAAGTTGTGTTTGATGCTTCAAAAACAGATGTAAAAACTTAAAAAAATACCGTCTTAGAATTAGGATATGGTGTTAAACAATAGGAGGTGTTTCATTTGTCAATTCGTAAATATCGTTTACAAGTGGAAGGTATGACATGTACTGGGTGTGAAAGGCACGTTGAAACAGCTCTAAACAGCATAGGAGCTAAAAATGTAGATGTAAATTTTCGCCGTGGAGAAGCTGTTTTCGAATTGCCAGAACATATAGGTATCGAGAAAGCCAAAGAAGCTGTGAATAAGGTTAATTATAAGGCAGGTGAAGCTGAAGTTATTCATCAACAAAAAAGCTCCGTTGTTGGTGATGATGAAGGTGATTATGATTATGACTTTATTGTCATTGGTTCTGGGGGAGGAGCTTTTTCTGCT from Anoxybacillus gonensis includes these protein-coding regions:
- a CDS encoding restriction endonuclease, with the translated sequence MMKWWMVRAGDQNELIPFWKQKGVASIGWAEFGDPKNYSTREALIEKAHKIYEEEKPATRITWASQVWRFSREIKVGDRIITYAKDKREYLIGTVTKEHEYNETIVSEYYPNVIHIKWEKKQIPRDQLSQGAKNSLGSTLTVFRVDDWGEELERLLAGEEPVVSEPEDNEEEVIKEDFVQKALTMIQDKVDKLDPWQMQELVAGLLQAMGYNVKVSKKGPDGGVDILAHKDAFGFEKPIIKVQVKHRKSASSGPEVQQLLGAHPIDANSLFVSTGGFTTAAENIGKQHNVKLIDLEELVNLIVQWYDRMPNETRSLLPLQKIYIPE
- a CDS encoding M48 family metallopeptidase — translated: MPSFQYGKTTIDYAVEYKPEKRDVTISVEWLEGVKVVAPEGIEPTLLHSILYKKAPWIIDKWQALNQISDCPAPKEFVSGEKFAYLGRNYRLKVYKSEEVTKPVLMFKQGKFIATVPPHLTEEERISFFQQAFKDWYILYGEMKLQERLKIYCPKMGVTPTKIKLKEQKMRWGTCTNEGAIYLNWRIMMAPMPIIDYLLVHELAHLKYPNHSNDFWHFVKSVMSDYEQRKEWLRVNGPTLTL
- the merR gene encoding Hg(II)-responsive transcriptional regulator translates to MKYRIGELADKCNVNKETIRYYERKGLIKETSRTDSGYRMYSEETVKRIGFIKRMQELGFSLSEIHKLLGVVDKDEVRCADMYSFVSQKIGEVQQRIKDLKRIENMLNKLKESCPNEEQLHECPIIESLIDD